Proteins encoded together in one Riemerella anatipestifer window:
- a CDS encoding type II toxin-antitoxin system HicA family toxin, which produces MKRFKVKDILKMLKDDGWYLNKHNGTSHRQFKHPTKKGKVTVNGKPSDTLSQELLNSIFKQAGWR; this is translated from the coding sequence ATGAAACGCTTTAAAGTAAAGGACATCTTAAAAATGTTAAAAGATGACGGGTGGTATCTTAACAAGCACAACGGTACAAGCCACAGACAGTTTAAACACCCTACTAAGAAAGGAAAAGTAACTGTGAATGGAAAGCCGAGTGATACTCTAAGTCAAGAATTATTAAACAGTATTTTCAAACAAGCAGGGTGGCGATAA
- a CDS encoding Clp protease ClpP, giving the protein MKNEINIYGDIVAFNYWGDNEYSLKNLKDDLDNTELKEGDTLTINIHTYGGDTTTAFGMFNLIKRFKNEQKINVKTRVDGYCASSGVILLLAGDERVGSEYLKPFVHNAWTYSFEMNKEEAKRIYEDLDKVDNEIAELYASETSITKEEALQFMNESRDLTIDECKKYGFYTEIENVRVIENKIFNSIITRNEKLRRKPIKNNNKMTDEKKTIWNRIKNEINSLFQETGANNKILFTSLNEELDFYELAEDAEVKVGDKATFGGKPAGELNGGEYLMQSGETYIFEGEELKEIKPKDEETNDEVENLKQDLEAKDNEISNLKTRVQTKNSRIAELETQLKKANNLLKEINDFKIEDEPRDPKPNPTPTKLNQLFKNIK; this is encoded by the coding sequence ATGAAAAATGAAATAAACATTTACGGCGACATCGTCGCTTTCAATTACTGGGGAGATAATGAGTATTCCCTGAAAAATCTAAAGGACGATTTAGATAACACCGAGTTGAAAGAGGGCGACACTTTAACAATCAATATTCACACATACGGAGGAGACACAACAACCGCATTTGGAATGTTCAACTTGATTAAGAGGTTCAAAAACGAGCAAAAAATCAATGTTAAAACAAGAGTGGACGGTTACTGCGCCTCATCAGGAGTTATCCTTCTTCTCGCAGGAGATGAGCGTGTAGGCTCTGAGTATCTTAAACCATTCGTGCATAACGCCTGGACTTATTCTTTTGAAATGAATAAAGAGGAAGCAAAACGCATTTACGAAGATTTAGACAAAGTAGATAATGAAATAGCGGAACTATACGCCTCTGAAACCTCAATCACTAAGGAAGAAGCTCTGCAATTTATGAATGAAAGTAGAGACCTAACCATTGACGAATGTAAAAAGTATGGTTTCTACACCGAAATAGAAAATGTGAGAGTGATTGAAAACAAAATCTTTAACTCCATCATCACAAGAAATGAGAAGCTAAGAAGAAAACCAATAAAAAATAACAATAAAATGACAGATGAAAAAAAGACCATTTGGAATAGGATTAAGAACGAAATTAACTCCCTATTTCAAGAAACAGGAGCTAATAACAAAATTTTGTTCACTAGCTTAAACGAGGAGTTAGACTTCTACGAATTAGCAGAAGATGCCGAGGTTAAAGTAGGAGACAAAGCCACTTTTGGAGGTAAGCCAGCAGGAGAATTAAACGGAGGAGAATATCTAATGCAAAGCGGAGAAACCTACATCTTTGAGGGAGAAGAACTGAAAGAAATTAAACCAAAAGACGAGGAAACCAACGATGAGGTAGAAAACCTAAAGCAAGACCTTGAAGCTAAGGACAACGAAATATCTAACCTCAAGACACGGGTTCAGACTAAAAATTCAAGGATAGCAGAGCTAGAAACTCAGCTTAAAAAAGCTAACAATCTACTAAAAGAAATCAACGATTTCAAAATTGAAGACGAGCCGAGAGACCCAAAACCAAATCCAACACCAACAAAATTAAATCAACTTTTTAAAAACATTAAATAA
- a CDS encoding phage tail tape measure protein, which translates to MSNKTIDLGTFSWDTQKVTEGIANNIKEIDRLSEELKLGKSRIKEYSLEFKLLDARLEEQYKLQNQLKTNLKEGIITQEKYKEELKKSNKEVNNIQNKHIEYGNGLSECIIKNNNLQQSIKNLRLENNMLNKILDGGIGTIDESTGSYKKASQELDALKIKSKDLGATLLKLSNEGQENTIKFKALKREYEETTSKAEKLNEELKSLDKAVGDNHRSVGDYKDQMKKAIEETGVLEKKERALKNTLSELDKQYKQNKISNEDYNRSIADTNKKLDSVSNKISKLKKEQEAYRKELIANGEGVKVFSEEVSSHFISISNSIDELKKGNATEAFAVVKTGLQGVATSARALWATLMSNPLTAVLAIVTGVATGIGLAVKEIWEYNSALLEANKLTQQVTNLKGEMLDKVTIKSQTLEDILGLDRKETLESAKALVNEFGITYEEALNRIEDGAIRGGAANSEYLDSIREYPTFFAQAGFSAKEFINIINAGYDLGIYKDKLPDAIKEFSISIKEQTKSTRDALVNAFGAGFTDELLQKVNTGKMSVKDALVEINKESEKYNLTQKQQAQLTADIFRGAGEDAGGFAKVMDAVTLAVIEQGGELTDLQKTIKEQIDDYNELGEAKYDALKSDEILALKRDWEKLTISFKKGFYDTLAWLKTFDREFIASSKYVRGVFISLPSTVQSSFSQIKTLLSDLLQNFAKGAGAIGKFFKGDFDGALADAKNFKASMIKIKKDIGGIASDFGKNLHKGGVTEANNYRNKYNEKIKADATAQRIIEDRRNQKDETNKPTNNFDGTADQKKEKGKSDKNKDDASKKIEAEAKKALELQKEASEQSIKQAQIELAEYIRVNSEKLKDEKRLTSEKLRLQNEYLKEVQKKQLDILAQEQQLKEKVVKIKISELNNKKTLNSNEKQELQNLKNELILIENEYSEQRAKLEQETQIKIKENNEKFEKQTKEDKKLARAIEFQQKILDLKEQNANEYEIRKVQADEDKQEKLNALAESLYEEHKLKMDADNDGYISETEIKNQRKELEAQIQATDDENDKLRLQNKLEQINNIERKYAEQTKEIEKEKQKDRLSRYAETFGNIKTLLGENTEAGKAAGIAQATINTYQGVTEVLSSKSTLPEPMGTIAKVVNAGVILSSGLQSVRKIMSVQTPKAQRGMFIEGKSHAQGGVPIITPNGMIEAEGGEIIINKISASIFKDLLSDINVAGGGVKFARGGVVGGNIAGVQRSLTQKRDDVALVEAVKEAVYEGAIMGTHAGSQSGIVEAGSDSNLKGSSSF; encoded by the coding sequence ATGAGTAATAAAACAATAGATTTAGGAACTTTTAGCTGGGATACACAGAAAGTAACCGAGGGCATAGCTAATAACATTAAAGAAATTGACAGATTAAGCGAAGAGCTTAAACTTGGAAAATCAAGAATAAAAGAATACTCTTTAGAGTTCAAACTACTAGATGCAAGACTAGAAGAACAGTATAAGCTCCAAAACCAACTTAAAACTAACCTTAAAGAAGGTATTATTACCCAAGAAAAATATAAAGAAGAGCTAAAAAAAAGCAATAAAGAGGTTAATAATATTCAAAATAAACACATTGAATATGGTAATGGGCTATCCGAATGTATAATAAAAAATAATAATCTACAGCAATCAATAAAAAACCTCCGCTTAGAAAATAATATGCTCAACAAAATACTAGACGGAGGCATAGGGACAATAGATGAAAGCACAGGAAGCTACAAGAAAGCCAGTCAAGAACTAGACGCTCTCAAAATAAAGTCAAAGGACTTAGGGGCTACTCTACTTAAACTAAGCAATGAGGGTCAGGAAAACACAATCAAATTCAAGGCTTTAAAAAGAGAGTATGAAGAAACTACAAGCAAGGCAGAAAAACTAAACGAAGAACTTAAATCCTTAGATAAAGCCGTCGGAGATAACCACCGCTCTGTGGGAGATTATAAAGACCAAATGAAGAAAGCTATTGAGGAAACAGGTGTCTTAGAAAAAAAAGAAAGGGCTTTAAAAAACACCTTATCAGAGCTTGACAAACAGTATAAACAAAATAAAATTTCTAATGAAGATTACAACAGAAGTATAGCCGACACCAACAAAAAGCTAGATAGTGTTTCAAATAAAATTTCAAAGCTAAAAAAAGAGCAAGAAGCCTACAGAAAAGAGCTTATAGCTAATGGCGAAGGTGTTAAGGTTTTCAGTGAAGAAGTAAGCTCCCATTTCATCAGTATATCAAATAGTATTGATGAATTAAAAAAAGGAAATGCAACGGAAGCCTTCGCTGTAGTTAAAACAGGATTACAAGGCGTCGCTACTTCCGCAAGGGCATTATGGGCAACCTTGATGTCTAACCCATTAACCGCTGTACTTGCCATAGTTACAGGAGTAGCAACAGGCATAGGTCTTGCCGTAAAGGAGATTTGGGAATATAACTCCGCTTTACTAGAAGCCAACAAGCTAACCCAACAGGTAACCAATCTAAAGGGGGAAATGCTAGATAAAGTAACCATAAAAAGCCAAACTTTAGAAGATATTTTAGGCTTAGACAGAAAGGAAACTTTAGAATCAGCAAAAGCCCTCGTTAATGAGTTTGGTATCACTTACGAAGAAGCCCTAAACAGGATAGAAGACGGAGCGATAAGAGGAGGTGCGGCTAATAGTGAATATCTGGATAGTATAAGAGAATATCCTACTTTCTTTGCTCAAGCAGGATTCTCAGCTAAAGAGTTCATAAATATAATAAATGCAGGTTACGACTTAGGCATTTATAAGGACAAATTGCCTGATGCGATAAAAGAGTTTTCTATTTCCATCAAGGAGCAAACTAAATCTACAAGAGATGCTTTAGTTAATGCTTTTGGGGCTGGGTTTACAGATGAATTACTGCAAAAGGTAAACACAGGTAAAATGAGCGTAAAAGACGCTCTAGTAGAAATAAACAAAGAGTCTGAAAAATACAATCTAACTCAAAAACAACAGGCACAACTTACAGCTGACATTTTCAGAGGTGCAGGAGAAGACGCAGGAGGATTTGCTAAAGTAATGGACGCAGTAACCTTAGCGGTTATTGAGCAAGGAGGAGAACTGACCGATTTACAAAAAACAATAAAAGAGCAAATAGATGATTATAATGAGTTGGGAGAAGCAAAATATGACGCTCTAAAATCTGATGAAATTCTAGCTTTGAAAAGAGATTGGGAGAAACTAACCATTTCTTTTAAAAAAGGGTTTTATGACACACTTGCGTGGCTTAAAACATTTGACAGGGAGTTTATCGCCTCTTCAAAATATGTAAGAGGGGTTTTTATTTCATTGCCTAGCACCGTTCAGTCTTCTTTTTCTCAGATTAAAACGCTTCTATCTGACTTACTCCAAAATTTTGCAAAAGGAGCAGGGGCTATTGGTAAGTTTTTTAAAGGCGACTTTGACGGAGCTTTAGCGGACGCCAAAAACTTCAAAGCCTCTATGATAAAAATTAAAAAAGACATAGGCGGTATTGCTAGCGATTTCGGTAAAAATTTACACAAAGGAGGGGTTACAGAAGCTAATAACTACAGGAATAAATATAACGAAAAAATAAAAGCAGATGCTACCGCACAGCGTATAATTGAGGATAGAAGAAACCAGAAAGATGAAACAAACAAACCGACAAATAACTTTGACGGCACAGCAGACCAAAAAAAGGAAAAAGGAAAAAGCGACAAGAATAAAGACGACGCAAGTAAAAAAATAGAAGCCGAAGCAAAAAAAGCCTTAGAGCTTCAAAAAGAAGCTAGTGAGCAATCTATAAAACAGGCTCAGATTGAACTTGCCGAATATATCCGTGTCAATTCAGAAAAACTAAAAGATGAAAAAAGGCTGACCTCAGAAAAGTTAAGGCTACAAAACGAATATTTAAAAGAGGTACAGAAAAAACAACTTGACATTTTAGCACAAGAACAGCAACTAAAGGAGAAAGTTGTTAAAATTAAAATAAGTGAGCTTAATAATAAAAAAACACTTAATAGTAACGAAAAGCAAGAGCTTCAAAATCTCAAAAATGAGCTTATTTTAATTGAAAATGAATACTCCGAACAAAGAGCCAAGCTAGAACAGGAAACTCAAATAAAAATCAAAGAAAATAATGAGAAATTTGAGAAGCAAACCAAAGAAGATAAGAAACTAGCTAGAGCTATTGAATTTCAACAAAAGATTTTAGACCTAAAAGAGCAAAATGCGAACGAATACGAAATAAGAAAAGTACAAGCCGATGAGGATAAACAAGAAAAACTAAATGCACTAGCCGAAAGCCTTTATGAAGAACACAAACTGAAAATGGACGCAGATAACGACGGCTACATTTCAGAAACAGAAATAAAAAATCAAAGAAAAGAATTAGAAGCACAAATACAAGCTACCGATGACGAAAATGACAAACTTAGACTGCAAAACAAGTTAGAACAAATAAATAACATAGAAAGGAAATACGCCGAGCAAACAAAAGAAATAGAAAAAGAAAAACAAAAGGACAGATTGAGCAGGTATGCTGAAACATTTGGAAACATCAAAACACTTCTTGGAGAAAATACAGAGGCAGGTAAAGCAGCGGGTATTGCTCAAGCAACTATTAACACTTATCAGGGAGTTACGGAAGTACTTTCCTCAAAGTCCACCTTACCAGAGCCAATGGGAACCATCGCAAAAGTAGTTAACGCAGGAGTAATACTTTCTAGTGGTTTGCAGTCTGTTAGAAAAATAATGAGCGTCCAAACCCCAAAGGCACAAAGAGGAATGTTTATAGAGGGTAAAAGCCACGCACAAGGGGGTGTTCCTATAATTACTCCTAACGGAATGATAGAAGCAGAAGGCGGAGAAATTATTATCAATAAAATTTCAGCGTCCATATTTAAAGACTTGCTTTCTGACATCAATGTAGCAGGTGGAGGAGTGAAATTTGCGAGAGGCGGTGTAGTTGGTGGAAATATAGCAGGAGTACAGCGTTCGCTCACTCAAAAAAGGGACGATGTAGCTTTAGTAGAAGCGGTAAAAGAAGCCGTTTACGAAGGAGCGATAATGGGTACTCACGCAGGAAGCCAAAGCGGTATTGTGGAAGCAGGAAGTGATAGTAATTTAAAAGGTTCATCTAGTTTTTAA
- a CDS encoding Panacea domain-containing protein has translation MYSAVDISFFFIRKGVTPLKLQKLLFYSQVWYFVKYRNLLFKDEIQAWVLGPVVRNVWDKYRFIRRGDLINERYIEKDICDKEIVSHLNEIWKIYGGYTGLELVDLTHSESLWINARGEISPEQISTNTIKIDEQSISDFSLDGDGRIPVANNNVCGIATFNSNVGEELF, from the coding sequence GTGTATTCCGCAGTAGATATATCGTTTTTCTTTATTAGAAAAGGAGTAACACCACTGAAGTTACAGAAACTTCTATTTTACTCTCAAGTTTGGTATTTTGTTAAGTATAGAAATTTGCTATTTAAAGACGAAATACAGGCTTGGGTATTAGGTCCTGTTGTTCGCAATGTTTGGGATAAATATAGGTTTATAAGAAGAGGGGATTTAATAAACGAGAGATATATTGAAAAAGATATATGTGATAAAGAAATCGTTTCTCATCTAAATGAAATTTGGAAGATTTATGGAGGGTATACGGGGTTAGAGTTAGTAGATTTGACTCATAGTGAATCTCTTTGGATAAATGCTAGAGGAGAAATTTCTCCTGAGCAAATATCTACCAATACAATAAAAATAGATGAACAAAGTATTTCTGATTTTTCATTGGACGGTGATGGAAGGATACCTGTTGCCAATAACAATGTATGTGGGATAGCAACTTTTAACAGTAATGTTGGGGAAGAATTATTTTAA
- a CDS encoding DUF7681 family protein has protein sequence MNTKTLGQKRVGAEFNPSKNELVDIIKNKSAELIDLLEGMREHGSHAEKISGEKHRLISIAQTEIETACMYAVKSCFTK, from the coding sequence ATGAATACAAAAACTTTAGGACAAAAAAGAGTAGGGGCAGAATTTAATCCTTCTAAAAATGAATTGGTAGATATAATTAAAAATAAATCTGCTGAGTTAATAGACTTGCTTGAAGGAATGAGAGAGCATGGCTCACACGCTGAAAAAATAAGTGGAGAAAAGCACAGATTAATTTCCATTGCACAAACGGAAATAGAAACGGCTTGTATGTATGCTGTTAAGTCTTGTTTTACAAAGTAA
- a CDS encoding site-specific integrase — protein sequence MTITIKIDTKQTKKQGHPIILYIYVSKTDKMTKYTGYYSTADNWDFEKEEPKRTHPLFVAIMDYLLEKRRIILNILNSRKRYTAEQIKNQLLKNSTSLYDFWEERILEIENKGTQDSYRNTLSVFRAFRKEILFEDIDYNLLNSFKQFKKGTCSNNGINSYLKNIKAVYNEGIRRGLYKPDTFISPFSQVMERAEKTRDKYFTIEELRKIVSKKEKTKYDYYFLLSFYLGGLDFIDIASLKKEHIVGGRIKFERFKGGTNEIIDNFIFPEAYEIINYFNDGEYLTDIYKYSDVKTARGNFNKRYRKQLEHIGINSYFSSKTGRYSFINVGEELLLNRDVIMELTGHSRGDVHSIYEGKYSNKIKDEVHRKIIDAVVL from the coding sequence ATGACAATAACAATAAAGATAGATACTAAACAAACGAAGAAGCAAGGACACCCAATAATACTATACATCTATGTTTCAAAAACAGATAAGATGACCAAATACACGGGGTATTATTCAACAGCGGATAATTGGGATTTTGAAAAGGAGGAGCCAAAGAGAACACACCCGCTTTTTGTTGCCATAATGGATTATCTGCTAGAAAAAAGAAGAATTATTTTAAATATATTAAATTCAAGAAAGAGGTACACGGCAGAGCAAATCAAAAATCAACTATTGAAAAACTCAACAAGCCTTTATGATTTTTGGGAAGAAAGAATATTAGAAATAGAAAATAAAGGAACACAAGATTCGTATAGAAATACGCTTTCAGTGTTCCGAGCATTCAGGAAGGAAATTTTATTTGAGGATATAGATTATAATCTTTTAAACAGCTTTAAACAGTTCAAAAAAGGAACTTGTAGCAATAATGGCATCAACTCATACCTAAAGAATATAAAAGCAGTATATAACGAGGGAATAAGGCGAGGATTGTATAAACCAGATACATTTATAAGTCCGTTTAGTCAAGTTATGGAACGGGCGGAGAAGACAAGAGATAAATATTTCACGATAGAGGAATTGAGAAAAATTGTTAGTAAAAAAGAGAAGACTAAATACGACTATTATTTCTTGTTATCTTTTTATCTAGGCGGTTTGGACTTTATAGATATAGCAAGTCTTAAAAAAGAGCATATTGTAGGAGGAAGAATAAAATTTGAACGATTTAAAGGAGGAACTAATGAAATAATAGATAACTTTATTTTTCCAGAAGCCTATGAGATTATAAATTATTTTAATGATGGGGAATATTTAACTGATATTTATAAGTATTCCGATGTAAAAACAGCTAGAGGTAACTTTAATAAACGATATAGAAAGCAGTTAGAACATATAGGTATAAACTCTTATTTTTCATCAAAAACGGGCAGGTATTCATTTATAAATGTGGGAGAAGAACTATTGCTTAATAGAGATGTTATTATGGAACTGACAGGTCACTCTCGCGGAGATGTGCATTCTATTTATGAGGGGAAGTATTCCAACAAAATAAAAGACGAAGTCCATAGAAAAATAATAGATGCGGTTGTTTTATAG
- a CDS encoding DNA methyltransferase: MLANLGFNFKEEIIWDKRYVTSPLMRLSRVHETISIFTKGKGSINKVKVPYLEMKGHDIDSIITDIKRLKNTFKNTKSLNAVLEFLKNNEQTEDNIVRNDFNKNAGDGITGSSSINHNRCVTVIQSISKGLNEKSIIRNDRIVCDTFTKWGVNANKNKTGDRAVNAVQSIHFGLNEKSIIKQGRDHYTSIHPTQKPVRLLERLLALVIPRDKESKDIVVADFFAGSMSTMEAVHNMGMQGIATEIEEEYFEAGKKRIEALKEKLHTYETISNS, translated from the coding sequence ATTTTAGCAAATTTAGGATTTAATTTCAAAGAAGAAATTATTTGGGATAAAAGGTATGTTACGAGTCCTCTTATGCGACTAAGCCGCGTCCACGAAACCATTTCCATTTTTACGAAAGGAAAAGGAAGTATCAACAAAGTGAAAGTGCCTTACCTAGAAATGAAAGGTCATGATATAGATAGCATCATTACGGATATAAAGCGTCTTAAAAATACTTTTAAAAATACTAAATCTCTAAATGCCGTGCTGGAATTTCTTAAAAATAATGAACAAACAGAAGATAATATAGTTAGAAATGATTTTAACAAAAATGCAGGAGACGGAATTACTGGCAGTTCATCAATAAATCACAATAGATGCGTAACTGTTATACAATCTATATCCAAAGGCTTAAATGAAAAAAGTATTATCAGAAATGATAGGATAGTTTGTGATACTTTCACAAAATGGGGGGTCAATGCTAACAAAAATAAAACAGGAGATAGAGCGGTTAATGCAGTTCAATCCATTCACTTTGGTTTGAACGAAAAAAGCATCATCAAACAAGGTAGAGACCACTATACTAGCATCCACCCCACACAAAAGCCTGTGCGATTATTAGAAAGATTATTAGCATTAGTTATCCCAAGAGATAAAGAATCAAAGGATATTGTGGTAGCTGATTTCTTTGCAGGTTCAATGTCCACTATGGAAGCAGTCCATAATATGGGTATGCAAGGTATAGCCACTGAAATAGAAGAGGAATACTTTGAAGCAGGTAAAAAAAGAATAGAAGCATTAAAAGAAAAATTACACACTTATGAAACGATTAGCAATTCTTAG
- a CDS encoding M15 family metallopeptidase, producing the protein MDKITLQRIELLHPKLREEAKAIYKEICEALTGNAICRFTHTLRTFQEQNDLYAIGRTKKGRRVTNARGGQSYHNYGLAIDICLLVDKDGNGTYETAVWDTKADFDNDKIADWQEIVAIFKRYGWTWGGDWRFTDPPHFQKTFGKSIADLQGLYNRQKTEYVSF; encoded by the coding sequence ATGGATAAAATCACACTACAAAGAATTGAACTTTTGCACCCGAAATTAAGGGAAGAAGCTAAAGCTATTTATAAGGAAATTTGCGAGGCTCTTACAGGGAATGCTATTTGTAGATTTACTCATACGCTCCGAACTTTCCAAGAACAAAACGACCTATACGCAATAGGTCGAACAAAAAAAGGAAGACGAGTAACTAATGCAAGAGGTGGACAATCTTACCATAATTATGGATTGGCTATTGATATTTGCTTATTAGTAGATAAAGACGGTAACGGAACCTACGAAACAGCCGTGTGGGACACAAAAGCCGACTTTGATAATGATAAAATAGCAGATTGGCAAGAAATTGTAGCTATATTTAAACGCTATGGTTGGACTTGGGGCGGCGATTGGAGATTTACTGACCCTCCACATTTTCAAAAAACCTTTGGTAAGTCTATTGCAGATTTGCAAGGGTTGTATAATAGGCAAAAGACAGAATATGTAAGTTTCTAA
- a CDS encoding type II toxin-antitoxin system HicB family antitoxin yields the protein MKQIKVNIGWEDKNYSAICDDKDINGIVVDTHKDLDILKSNFAEALKFHIEGCVEDGDHLPEYLIQGHYELVFNLEVSALLHKFDGILTRSALSRVTGINERQLGHYMSGYRKPRPNKREQILKGIRSIGRELVSV from the coding sequence ATGAAACAGATAAAAGTTAATATAGGTTGGGAAGATAAAAATTACTCTGCAATATGTGATGATAAAGATATAAATGGTATTGTGGTAGATACTCATAAAGATTTAGATATATTGAAAAGTAATTTTGCTGAAGCCTTAAAATTCCACATTGAAGGCTGTGTAGAAGATGGAGACCACTTGCCTGAATATCTTATACAGGGACACTATGAGTTGGTCTTTAATCTTGAGGTGTCTGCATTATTGCATAAATTTGATGGCATTCTTACACGCTCAGCACTCTCTAGGGTAACAGGGATAAATGAAAGACAATTAGGACATTATATGAGTGGATACAGAAAGCCACGCCCTAATAAAAGGGAGCAGATACTTAAAGGGATTCGTTCTATTGGAAGAGAGTTAGTAAGTGTATAG
- a CDS encoding DUF3800 domain-containing protein: MAGFYIFCDESIKKGKYYSNFYGGLLIDKNDFEKANNLLLSSLRDLNIENSELKWSSVNTYGLQSYVQMMNVFFELIKNNTIKVRIMFTDNRFLTQDLPREYHKKEYHLLYYQFLKHAFGLSYINSDIPIDLEIFFDELPDKKQKNEDFKKFVYGIQFLPNFISSKINIKKEAIYEVDSKKHLLMQCLDVVLGAIAFRLNDMHKEKPVGSRRRGKRTIAKEKLYKHINKKIREIRPNFNIGITTGTDGDLLNRFLHPYRHWLFIPKNASYGTNDEDE, translated from the coding sequence ATGGCTGGATTTTACATATTTTGTGATGAATCTATTAAAAAAGGAAAATATTATTCTAACTTCTATGGTGGATTGCTGATTGATAAAAATGATTTTGAAAAAGCAAATAATCTGTTATTAAGTAGTCTGCGAGATTTAAATATAGAAAACTCTGAGCTAAAATGGAGTTCTGTAAACACATACGGTTTGCAAAGTTATGTTCAAATGATGAATGTCTTTTTTGAACTGATAAAAAACAACACAATAAAGGTAAGAATTATGTTTACGGACAATCGCTTCTTAACACAGGATTTACCTCGTGAATACCATAAAAAAGAATATCATTTACTCTATTATCAGTTTCTAAAACACGCTTTTGGGTTATCATATATAAATTCAGATATTCCAATAGATTTAGAGATTTTTTTTGATGAACTCCCTGATAAAAAACAGAAGAACGAAGACTTTAAAAAATTCGTGTATGGTATACAGTTTTTACCTAATTTCATTAGTTCAAAAATTAACATAAAAAAGGAGGCTATATACGAAGTAGATTCTAAAAAACACCTTTTAATGCAATGTTTAGATGTTGTTTTGGGAGCAATAGCCTTTAGATTAAATGATATGCACAAGGAGAAACCAGTAGGCTCTCGCAGAAGAGGCAAAAGAACTATCGCAAAAGAAAAACTATACAAACATATCAATAAAAAAATAAGAGAAATACGCCCTAATTTCAATATTGGTATTACTACTGGTACAGATGGAGACCTTTTAAACAGATTCTTACACCCCTATAGACACTGGTTATTTATACCTAAAAATGCATCATACGGAACAAATGATGAAGACGAATAA
- a CDS encoding IS982-like element ISRa1 family transposase yields MNNIEQIYERILEVLGLFSENQLISYQRRTPKMSDLEVISLNITAEYLSIDSELQLFRKLPNSLINKIERSVYNKRKRRLSLQTEQIRQRISMEFNEFEDIFIVDSMPMKVCENARSTRSKICKEQSYSSPTYGYCASQKLYFYGYKLHAVCSLNGVIKNFDISPASVHDIHYLKDSGEQMRNCTLIGDRGYLSAKVQIDLFNYANIKLDTPMRSNQKDYIPQFSLYKKKRKRIETFFSQLCDQFMIKRNYAKTFEGFKTRIISKITAATVIQYINKFIFQRKLNHLKISII; encoded by the coding sequence ATGAACAACATAGAGCAAATATATGAAAGAATTTTGGAAGTTTTAGGACTTTTTTCAGAAAATCAACTGATTAGTTATCAGAGAAGAACACCTAAAATGAGCGATTTAGAAGTCATAAGTCTTAATATTACTGCTGAATACTTGAGTATTGATAGCGAATTACAGTTATTTAGAAAATTGCCAAACTCTCTGATAAACAAAATTGAAAGAAGTGTTTACAATAAGCGAAAACGAAGACTATCCCTACAAACAGAGCAAATTAGACAGCGTATTTCGATGGAGTTCAATGAGTTTGAAGATATTTTTATCGTTGATAGCATGCCAATGAAAGTTTGTGAAAACGCTCGTTCTACTCGTTCAAAAATTTGTAAAGAGCAATCCTATTCTTCACCAACATATGGTTATTGTGCTTCACAGAAATTATATTTCTATGGCTATAAACTACACGCAGTATGTTCTTTAAATGGTGTGATTAAGAATTTTGATATAAGCCCTGCATCCGTTCACGACATCCACTATTTAAAAGATAGTGGTGAGCAAATGCGAAACTGTACTTTAATTGGAGATAGAGGCTATTTATCAGCAAAAGTTCAAATAGATTTATTTAACTATGCTAATATTAAATTAGATACACCAATGAGAAGTAATCAGAAAGATTATATTCCTCAATTTTCATTGTACAAGAAAAAGCGAAAACGAATTGAGACATTTTTCTCTCAACTTTGCGACCAATTTATGATTAAAAGAAACTATGCTAAAACTTTTGAAGGCTTTAAAACAAGGATAATCAGTAAAATAACCGCCGCAACGGTTATTCAATATATCAATAAATTTATCTTCCAAAGAAAATTAAATCATCTAAAAATCAGTATTATTTAA